The genome window AGGGTGCCATGATTTTGGCTCCATGATTGACTGGTTTGCGTTCTCGTCGGCCATGGATTTGTATAGATAAAGAGAGTGAGAGTTGGGGTTgagttgtgtttttttttgaaacGGTCGCGAGGTTTTCAAGTCTTATAACGGTCGaactttgaatattttgaatgCTTTATTTCCAAAATTGCCCCAAGCGTATGCAGGTATTCACGAGATCGCGAGCTGTTGTAACGGCTAGGAATTTTTCTGATTATCAGACATATGACCTCTGAAATTCCATGTTTGTCCCCTTGCGGTGGCAAGCTCCAACGGTCATTATGAATTAAATAAGTGCCCTAATATTctttgcatgttaattttttttttttttttttaaggttaTCTCGAATAACATTCATGTTGTGAAAACTTAAATACAAGTAGCTTGATATGATCATTAAATTTTGtctgaaaataaagaaaattttcattttcaataagAAGCCATGGAAAATTCATTAGTCATGCTGAGTACTTAGATTCTCTCCTTGGCaaaattgtttttgtattaaaatatCTCCCATCTATCTAACCATTGAAAGTTATTAAATGATACGTCAACATATTACTTCATTGAGATTTTGAAATATCTCTTTTATCACAATTAACGATGATTCTTATATGTATTTGTGAATCTATCTCTCTCATCACGTGACTTATTAAAGAGCGTGTATAACTAATAACACCCAAAAATCTCTTCAGTTGAGAATAAGGCGCTCGTAGGCATGCCATATTGCTCATGTGGCaaaggtttttatttatttcaaccCAAGAAATGGTATGATTGAAGTCAAACTTTGATCATGCCGGTAGTAAAATGATAAACTCTCACCAGAGATAGACTCTAGTGGCTCACGTGGGACAACCCACACCAAATAGTGACCCATTGGTGAGGTCCATAAAGCCATTCTCAAAAGTATGGGGCCTTCTATAATGACAAATTCCAAAACTGCAAATTTCCAATCAAATCTAGCAAATGGGTTTGAAGTGGAGCCCAGAATAGAGATGTATTGAGTAAATCATATATTATAATTGGTATacaatattttccttttggaaCCAACAATAATTTTACTAAGTGAAGCCCCAAAAGAACTACAATTTAGTTGTGTATGATTGTTACATAAGATTTCATGGTTGACTTGACGATCACAGCCGTCCATTTCTTTAGATCTTCTATCAATATCATCTCACCGGTCTCGAAAATCATTGTAATATGAGCCATTTGAATGATTATATGCAGAGGTCTCCTGAAACTGCAGATGAACCAAGTTCCTGCCTTCATGAAAGATTTTGGCTTTCTCTATGGCCAAGAACACATAAAGTGAAGCCAAGAGAAATACAGTAAGAATAAGTAGATATCTAGATGCATTGAAGAAAATGCTATAGGCagctaaagaaaaataatacatagAGCCTGCCCTTTTGcttggagagggagagagagaaaaatgcCTGAGAAATATGTTCTGTGCACTAAGGTTAATATAGTGGAAGAtgttatataatttattaacgAAACGCAGACCCCAAAAGTTGACAGGCAACAAGTGTGAGGCTGCCCCTGTAAGGCATTGATTTAAGGGAGTGATTTGTGGTCACACAATTGACTTCTTATCTCCAGGCAGTTGGCCCCTAAGCTATCAAATTAAGTTTCAAGTTAACTAGGCTATGTTGCAGCTCCGTAGCCATACAATATGATACCATATTTTGTACGGTTAtttgtcaatttttataaTACCAAATTTATTATCATCAATCCTCAATTGGGTGTCCAATTGTCATACGCAAACTCTAAGGTGGTGTTTGGTTGTGGAATGGACTGGAATGAGAAAAGGAGTTTAATtggtttgaaaatttgaatctgaGTTTAGAATCAAACTTGGGGActtcatattcttcaacaGGGTCCTAGCTGCCAAGTTTAGAATCAAAGTGTAGGTCTCGGGTCCCAACACCCGGGTTGGGGAGTCAGGGACTTGTATGCCTGAGAAAATGTATCATTAAGTTCTTCCTCTCATAAACCAATGGAACATGGAGAAGGTTAGTGTAAATAAGTTCGACAAAAGGAAAACACCATGTACATGAGTTTTTTGCCAaaacttttttcttgtttattatatatatcttgTGAAGTACATAAGAGTGTTGGCTGTTAGCACTTCATTTTAAGTTTCCTATGATCAGATTACAACTTGCACCATATACACAGCTAAGCACATTTTTCCCTATATTTGCTAACCATAAACATCCTGTCAATGCCCCATATCAACTGCATTTCTATTTCATCAAATAAAAAGCTTGGTAAAGAAAATAACTTTTCTCTGTCAACCTCCTTTCTTACCTCTGAGTTTATTTACTACATGCTATAGTTACACCTGATAAAGCATTCCCACTTCAAGCAGTGAGGTATGTGGAACTCCAAGTGCAATTGCTGGACGCCTGCAGTTCCGTCTCAGAAAACCATAGACAATGTTAATGGCAAACTTCTTCAGGAATGGTGATACCCCACTTGCCACAATATAAGGATTGCCCATCATGTAGGCCACGCCACCAGCTTCCCGTGCCTCCATGAGTTTCTTCATCTCCTGACAGGATCCCAAACTTTGAAACCCTGTGTTACTCCACTGCTCACCACTGCCCCCACTAACCTCCTTCCTCCGCTGCTCAGCAATGTCACGACAAACCTCGTTTCCCACTGCAGCAGATATATGGTTTGGTGACTGCCCTCTAACTGTCATGTCTTCAATAGTACTCTCCTGTTTCAAAAACTCTGCCACCTTTTCAATCAGTTGGGTTTCAAAGTTGTAGCAATCTCTCACTTCCTTGTATCCATACCTGATTCATAACAGCATTAAAGAATTTCAAGAACTATTCTTGATTCAGAATATTTAAGAATCAAAATTCAGTTTCATGCAAAACATGATGAAGTTCAGCTTCATACCACAAAAACTTTATGGAAAGTACCTTACAATACACCGGAAAATAGACAATTCTGGTGGGCCAATTCGGTTTACATGAAAACGCTCAACAACTGGAACTTTTGGAACCATCAAAGACTTAAGGGTCACAAAGATGAGAGTATGATGAAATGCAGGGAAGTTTGTGACAAAATGTGCAAACATTGGAGGTAGACCAAAGGCAACATTAGAGTAAAGTAGGCAGATTCCAGGGACCCTTGCTATACCTAGGCTTGGCCCAAGGCTTAGAAGCCTATCCAATGATACCTTGTTTTCCAGCTCAAATGCATCTTTCTTCATGGTCCCGTAATTCCAGATAGACATCAAAGACACAATTACAAGAGCAAATAGAAGGGGAAGCCAGCCTCCATGATGTACTTTACCAAGACAGGCAGAAATATAGAGTAGTTCTAGAGATCCAAAGACTACGAAAAACAAGACTGCCAGAAGAACATTTTTCTTCCAAACTGTgctaataattaaaaacatcaAGCAGGTTGTGATGAACATCACTGTCACTCCAGCAAGCCCTGAACATGCAACATGGCgtaaaaatgattatttcaGAAACGCAAAactgcagagagagagagagagagagagagagagagagagtacaaACCATATGCGTTGCCTATCATACGAGTGTCTCTGAATCCAATAACGACAGCAAGACATGACATCATCAACATCCAATTCACCTCAGGTATGTATATCTGCCCATGTATCTGATTTGATGTATGTTTGATCTTCACACGTGGGAAGCACCTCAGTGCCCTGCACTGACTGACTATTGAGAAGGTAGCTGAAATTATTGCTTGACTTCCCACCACAGAAGCAAGAGTTGCGATAATAAGTACTGGCCAAAACATAACCTCTGAATAGCAAAAAGAGATCAGATGAAATCCAAAACTGGTACAAGAATGCACACAGATTGACACTTCTAAAGATTCAGAAGCTACAATAAAGGTTTACTACACAGTAAAAAAGCTAATGATATTATGgatattaaaaataatcaCCCAATACTTTAAAGCCTGCTATACCCAAGAATAATGACATGCCTTAAATTGGAAGTGGAAGCTAAACTTGTTGAAATCATTGCTTTTGAGAATTGAAATTTAGTTCCCTAATAAGAAGAATGGCTTTTCATTAAAACAACTAGTTGGTGCATTACACCAGAAAGATATATTAATCAAGCTTTACCTGGGATGGCCTTGTAAAAACTGCTACTAATATCCATTTTGTTCTTGGAGAGATAAGCAGCTTCTCCCATGTATGCCAGGACTAAGCAAGGATAAACAAGGCCTGTAAATGCAATCTgccagaaaaaagaaaaaaaaaagtcataaaTAAATGGCTAGAGCGAAGAAAAACAGCTATACATGTGGTGGTACCGCTAGAAACAAGCAAGAGAAAATTGTCCATCAACCAAAAATCCTTAAAAGACAACTAAACAACTATTAAGCAGTTTTATGCTTCAAGGAGTCAAATTAAGATATGAGAATAAGATACCCTGATAGAGAGTTTGGAAAAATGCCCAAGATCAGCAAACATTGCTTCTGTACCTGTCATagacaaatattattttagcCTTAGAAATAAATATAGTAGGGCGACAGAGAACCTTTTTCCTATCGACCAACCTGTGAGACAAAGAACAACGCCTCCAAGGGAACTCCACCCAATTCTTCCAGTTTTTCTGAAGAAGTTATAAATATAGTAGGGAGACAGAGCACCTATAAC of Prunus dulcis chromosome 4, ALMONDv2, whole genome shotgun sequence contains these proteins:
- the LOC117626595 gene encoding probable potassium transporter 13 isoform X1, yielding MARQMDTESASVLRGFRPNLYKTTLCLAYQSLGIVYGDLSISPIYVYKSTFSGDLHLYEDDHEILGVLSIVFWTLTLIPLCKYIIFVLGADDNGEGGTFALYSSLCRHSRMGLLNTVHPAHERISSYCSEIPTKDTRMSLLIKEFFEKHKSSRIVLLLVVFLGTGMIIGDGILTPTMSVLSAVYGIRIKAPDLHENYTVFIACIILVGLFALQHYGTHKVGFLFAPIMLIWLLCISGVGMYNIFCWNPGVIGALSPYYIYNFFRKTGRIGWSSLGGVVLCLTGTEAMFADLGHFSKLSIRIAFTGLVYPCLVLAYMGEAAYLSKNKMDISSSFYKAIPEVMFWPVLIIATLASVVGSQAIISATFSIVSQCRALRCFPRVKIKHTSNQIHGQIYIPEVNWMLMMSCLAVVIGFRDTRMIGNAYGLAGVTVMFITTCLMFLIISTVWKKNVLLAVLFFVVFGSLELLYISACLGKVHHGGWLPLLFALVIVSLMSIWNYGTMKKDAFELENKVSLDRLLSLGPSLGIARVPGICLLYSNVAFGLPPMFAHFVTNFPAFHHTLIFVTLKSLMVPKVPVVERFHVNRIGPPELSIFRCIVRYGYKEVRDCYNFETQLIEKVAEFLKQESTIEDMTVRGQSPNHISAAVGNEVCRDIAEQRRKEVSGGSGEQWSNTGFQSLGSCQEMKKLMEAREAGGVAYMMGNPYIVASGVSPFLKKFAINIVYGFLRRNCRRPAIALGVPHTSLLEVGMLYQV
- the LOC117626595 gene encoding probable potassium transporter 13 isoform X2, with protein sequence MGLLNTVHPAHERISSYCSEIPTKDTRMSLLIKEFFEKHKSSRIVLLLVVFLGTGMIIGDGILTPTMSVLSAVYGIRIKAPDLHENYTVFIACIILVGLFALQHYGTHKVGFLFAPIMLIWLLCISGVGMYNIFCWNPGVIGALSPYYIYNFFRKTGRIGWSSLGGVVLCLTGTEAMFADLGHFSKLSIRIAFTGLVYPCLVLAYMGEAAYLSKNKMDISSSFYKAIPEVMFWPVLIIATLASVVGSQAIISATFSIVSQCRALRCFPRVKIKHTSNQIHGQIYIPEVNWMLMMSCLAVVIGFRDTRMIGNAYGLAGVTVMFITTCLMFLIISTVWKKNVLLAVLFFVVFGSLELLYISACLGKVHHGGWLPLLFALVIVSLMSIWNYGTMKKDAFELENKVSLDRLLSLGPSLGIARVPGICLLYSNVAFGLPPMFAHFVTNFPAFHHTLIFVTLKSLMVPKVPVVERFHVNRIGPPELSIFRCIVRYGYKEVRDCYNFETQLIEKVAEFLKQESTIEDMTVRGQSPNHISAAVGNEVCRDIAEQRRKEVSGGSGEQWSNTGFQSLGSCQEMKKLMEAREAGGVAYMMGNPYIVASGVSPFLKKFAINIVYGFLRRNCRRPAIALGVPHTSLLEVGMLYQV